A region from the Prevotella melaninogenica genome encodes:
- the menD gene encoding 2-succinyl-5-enolpyruvyl-6-hydroxy-3-cyclohexene-1-carboxylic-acid synthase produces MYSNKENVNILTALLVKERVKKAVVCPGSRNSPIVHNLCACPDIECYPVTDERTAGFVALGMTLADNEPVAVCVTSGSALLNLAPAAAEAYYQNRPLIIISADRPAQWIEQQDGQTIQQHRVLEPNVRKSVTLPEPHNEEERWYCNRLVNEALHATRLNGGGPVHINVPISEPLFEYNVPQLPDERMISLHPASTDDTYVYEMATNFFSGTKPMIVLGQLIPEVVGNLIEAIETLKKVAVVIQEKLADDDIGPAQPIDEVLKMIGEDEAYRPDHLLYIGGTIVSKRLRQFLRKCTCKTSIIVNESGACCDTFMNATDIIQGRVEDVIGIFAYETEDVQKKDFVSLWSKAFDKALAIRGTIKPRFSQMLAVKAFHEKMREEAIDGEFFYGNSSAVRLGNIFSDQYLYVNRGVNGIEGSLSTAVGYAIAHQEEEDVYCVIGDLSFFYDQNALWNESLSPNLSILLLNNGGGGIFHQLPGLELSPYRDSAIAAQHTTSAEGICQTHDIVYLSARNEKELYENLDKFFNSEEGPVLLEVFTNAEEDAQALKDYYQAF; encoded by the coding sequence ATGTATAGCAACAAAGAAAACGTTAACATCCTCACAGCCTTACTCGTAAAGGAACGTGTCAAGAAAGCCGTTGTATGTCCGGGTTCTCGTAACTCGCCTATTGTGCACAACCTCTGTGCTTGTCCTGATATTGAGTGCTATCCCGTCACTGATGAAAGGACAGCTGGTTTCGTCGCTTTAGGTATGACACTGGCTGATAATGAACCTGTTGCCGTTTGTGTCACATCGGGTTCTGCCTTACTCAACTTGGCACCTGCTGCTGCTGAAGCCTATTATCAGAACCGTCCGTTGATTATCATTTCAGCCGACAGACCAGCACAATGGATTGAACAACAGGATGGACAGACAATTCAACAACATCGGGTCTTGGAACCAAACGTCCGCAAGAGTGTTACACTGCCTGAACCGCACAACGAGGAGGAACGCTGGTATTGTAACCGTTTGGTCAATGAAGCATTGCATGCAACACGTCTGAATGGTGGTGGTCCAGTGCATATTAACGTACCCATCAGCGAGCCCCTCTTTGAATATAATGTTCCTCAACTTCCTGATGAGCGCATGATATCCCTGCATCCAGCTTCAACTGATGATACCTATGTCTATGAAATGGCTACAAACTTCTTCAGTGGAACGAAACCAATGATTGTTCTTGGTCAGCTAATTCCTGAAGTTGTGGGCAATTTGATTGAGGCAATTGAGACATTGAAAAAGGTTGCTGTCGTTATTCAAGAGAAGTTGGCAGATGACGATATCGGTCCTGCACAACCCATCGATGAAGTACTGAAGATGATTGGGGAAGATGAAGCATATCGCCCTGACCACCTTTTATATATAGGCGGAACCATCGTTAGCAAACGACTCCGTCAGTTCTTGCGTAAGTGTACGTGCAAAACATCAATCATCGTAAATGAGAGTGGCGCATGTTGTGATACTTTTATGAACGCTACTGACATTATCCAAGGACGAGTCGAAGATGTTATCGGTATCTTTGCCTATGAAACTGAAGACGTTCAAAAGAAAGACTTTGTTTCGCTTTGGAGCAAGGCTTTCGATAAAGCCTTAGCGATTCGAGGGACAATAAAACCACGTTTCTCACAAATGTTAGCTGTTAAGGCTTTTCACGAGAAGATGAGAGAAGAAGCTATTGATGGAGAGTTTTTCTATGGCAACAGCTCGGCTGTACGCCTTGGCAACATCTTCTCTGATCAATATCTCTATGTCAATCGAGGTGTGAATGGTATTGAAGGCTCGTTGTCAACGGCTGTTGGCTATGCCATTGCCCACCAAGAAGAAGAGGATGTCTACTGTGTTATTGGCGACTTGAGCTTCTTTTACGATCAGAATGCATTATGGAACGAATCTCTTTCGCCTAACCTGTCTATCCTCTTACTTAACAATGGCGGTGGAGGTATCTTCCATCAGCTCCCTGGACTGGAGCTTTCACCTTATCGAGATAGTGCTATTGCTGCCCAACACACAACCTCTGCAGAAGGAATCTGTCAAACACACGACATCGTCTATCTCTCTGCACGTAACGAGAAAGAACTTTACGAGAATCTTGATAAGTTCTTCAATTCAGAGGAAGGACCAGTACTTTTAGAAGTATTCACAAACGCAGAGGAGGATGCCCAAGCCCTGAAAGATTATTATCAAGCATTTTAA
- a CDS encoding isochorismate synthase: protein MDSFFIYREPFEKVCHCYSQPEKPTAILSLASLNGRKGFVIAPFYCDDSNTLYLLNGQKGSSTVLPLDGSKGFEAIPEWQDETVLTDETSSLREVYHDAFCRFHKELEFNTFRKLVLTRSVVETKDESASPRSIFLKACEKYPHSYIALFYTAETGMWLVASPEILLCGDADGYQTMALAGTMKYEGEDMKWSTKNQEEQQLVADYIRACLQPFAAEITESKPYTARTAHLAHLRTDFTFRLEDTERLGTFLTAFHPTPAVCGMPKDEAQQFILHNEQLNRSYYSGFSGLLGDNGTAKLYVTLRCMQLSRSTCRLYAGGGLLKESIEENEWQETEAKLDTIRQLLKHN from the coding sequence ATGGATTCTTTCTTTATCTATCGTGAGCCTTTCGAGAAGGTTTGTCATTGCTACTCACAACCAGAAAAGCCAACGGCTATCCTTTCACTTGCATCCCTTAATGGGCGCAAGGGGTTCGTTATTGCTCCTTTCTACTGCGACGATAGCAACACACTTTACTTGCTGAACGGACAGAAGGGTTCTTCTACTGTTCTTCCATTAGACGGTAGCAAGGGCTTTGAGGCTATTCCTGAATGGCAAGACGAGACGGTGCTGACTGATGAAACGTCATCGCTTCGCGAGGTTTATCACGATGCATTCTGTCGTTTCCATAAAGAATTAGAGTTCAATACATTTCGTAAATTAGTACTGACACGCTCGGTTGTAGAAACAAAAGACGAGAGCGCAAGTCCTCGAAGCATTTTCCTCAAAGCTTGCGAGAAATATCCACACTCTTATATCGCCCTTTTCTATACCGCAGAGACTGGCATGTGGCTTGTCGCAAGCCCTGAGATTCTGCTCTGTGGCGATGCCGACGGCTACCAGACAATGGCGTTAGCAGGTACGATGAAGTATGAAGGTGAGGATATGAAGTGGTCTACTAAGAATCAAGAAGAGCAACAACTCGTTGCTGACTATATCCGTGCTTGCTTGCAACCGTTTGCAGCTGAAATAACAGAAAGCAAACCTTATACTGCACGCACAGCACATTTAGCACATCTTCGGACTGATTTCACTTTCCGTTTGGAGGACACAGAGAGGCTCGGAACATTCCTTACAGCCTTCCACCCTACCCCTGCAGTATGCGGTATGCCAAAGGATGAGGCACAGCAGTTTATCCTTCATAACGAACAACTGAACCGCAGTTATTACAGTGGATTCAGTGGCTTGCTCGGCGATAATGGTACGGCAAAACTTTATGTCACCCTCCGTTGTATGCAACTCTCTCGTTCTACTTGTCGCCTTTATGCTGGTGGCGGACTCTTAAAGGAAAGTATTGAAGAGAATGAATGGCAGGAAACAGAAGCCAAACTTGACACTATTCGCCAGTTGTTAAAGCATAATTAG
- a CDS encoding PaaI family thioesterase: protein MNIEHIINSIHQEDGLSRTLGMEFISTPEDDTLKARMAVDDRNKQPFGFLAGGASLALAENLAGIGSMALCPRKMAMGINVHGNHVKAMPYGGTVTAYGKLIHKGHTLHVWNIDIKNGEDELISSVQVTNYVIAPQEK from the coding sequence ATGAACATAGAGCACATCATAAATAGTATTCATCAAGAAGACGGGCTGAGCCGCACACTCGGTATGGAGTTCATTTCTACGCCAGAAGACGACACGTTGAAGGCAAGAATGGCTGTCGACGACCGTAACAAACAACCTTTCGGCTTCCTCGCAGGGGGTGCTTCATTGGCATTGGCAGAGAACCTTGCAGGTATCGGCTCGATGGCGTTATGCCCTAGGAAAATGGCAATGGGCATCAATGTACATGGCAACCACGTCAAGGCGATGCCATACGGTGGAACAGTTACGGCTTACGGAAAACTGATTCACAAAGGGCATACGCTACACGTATGGAATATTGATATCAAGAATGGTGAAGACGAACTCATCTCAAGCGTACAAGTTACCAACTACGTCATAGCCCCACAAGAGAAGTAA
- the lysS gene encoding lysine--tRNA ligase, whose protein sequence is MNVLELSEQEIGRRQSLQELREMGIDPYPAAEFPTNAYSTDIKEQFKEDEQREVVIAGRMMGRRVMGKASFAELQDSKGRIQVYITRDDICPGEDKEFYNKVFKKLLDIGDFIGVKGVVFKTQMGEISVHAKEITLLSKSLKPLPVVKYKDGEAYDKFEDPEQRYRQRYVDLVVNDGVKDTFLKRATVLRTMRKFFDEAGYTEVETPTLQSIAGGASARPFITHFNALNVDMYMRIATELYLKRLIVGGFEGVYEIGKNFRNEGMDRFHNPEFTCMELYVQYKDYNWMMSFTEKLLEKICIEVNGKPEVQVGDKVISFKAPFRRLPILDAIKEKTGFDLYGKTEEEIRNIAVNELKLEEIDESFGKGKLIDEIFGEFCEGTYIQPTFITDYPVEMSPLTKMHRSKPGLTERFELMVNGKELANAYSELNDPIDQEERFIEQMRLADKGDDEAMIIDQDFLRSLQYGMPPTSGIGVGIDRLVMLMTGKEYIQEVLLFPQMKPEPKIPQSSVKEWAELGVAEDWVYVLRKAGFNLISDIRDEKAQGLQQKLGEINKKYKLGYEKPSVDEIQQWIDKAKEM, encoded by the coding sequence ATGAACGTTTTAGAATTATCTGAGCAGGAAATTGGTCGCCGCCAAAGCCTGCAGGAATTGCGTGAGATGGGGATTGATCCTTATCCAGCAGCAGAGTTTCCAACGAATGCTTACTCTACTGATATTAAAGAGCAGTTCAAAGAGGACGAACAGCGTGAGGTTGTAATCGCTGGGCGTATGATGGGACGCCGTGTTATGGGCAAGGCTTCCTTCGCAGAGTTACAGGATAGCAAGGGTAGAATCCAGGTTTATATCACTCGTGACGACATCTGTCCGGGTGAGGATAAAGAATTTTATAATAAGGTCTTCAAGAAGTTGCTTGACATTGGTGACTTCATCGGTGTTAAGGGTGTAGTGTTCAAGACACAGATGGGAGAAATTTCTGTTCATGCGAAGGAGATTACTCTTTTGTCAAAGAGCTTGAAGCCACTGCCTGTTGTTAAGTATAAGGACGGTGAGGCGTACGATAAGTTTGAGGACCCAGAGCAGCGTTATCGTCAGCGTTATGTTGACCTCGTTGTGAACGATGGTGTGAAAGATACTTTCTTGAAGCGTGCTACCGTATTGCGTACAATGCGTAAGTTCTTCGATGAGGCTGGTTATACTGAGGTAGAAACTCCTACCTTGCAGAGTATTGCTGGTGGTGCAAGTGCGCGCCCATTCATTACTCACTTCAATGCTCTCAACGTTGATATGTATATGCGTATCGCAACAGAGCTTTATTTGAAGCGTCTGATTGTTGGTGGCTTTGAGGGTGTATACGAAATCGGTAAGAACTTCCGTAACGAGGGTATGGACCGTTTCCATAATCCAGAGTTTACTTGTATGGAGCTTTATGTACAATACAAGGACTACAACTGGATGATGTCTTTCACTGAGAAACTTCTTGAGAAGATTTGTATAGAGGTAAATGGTAAGCCAGAGGTACAGGTTGGTGACAAGGTTATCAGCTTCAAAGCACCATTCCGTCGTCTACCTATCCTCGATGCAATCAAGGAGAAGACAGGTTTCGATCTCTATGGTAAGACAGAGGAGGAAATCCGTAATATTGCTGTTAACGAGTTGAAACTCGAAGAAATTGATGAGAGCTTCGGTAAGGGTAAACTGATAGATGAGATCTTCGGTGAGTTCTGTGAGGGTACATATATCCAACCAACCTTCATCACTGACTATCCAGTTGAGATGTCACCACTGACAAAGATGCACCGTTCTAAGCCAGGACTGACAGAGCGTTTTGAGTTGATGGTAAATGGAAAAGAGTTAGCTAATGCTTATTCAGAGCTGAATGACCCAATTGATCAGGAAGAACGTTTCATCGAACAGATGCGTTTGGCTGACAAGGGTGATGATGAGGCGATGATTATCGACCAAGATTTCCTCCGCTCTTTGCAGTATGGTATGCCTCCAACTTCTGGTATCGGTGTTGGTATTGACCGTTTGGTAATGCTGATGACTGGTAAGGAATACATCCAGGAAGTATTGCTCTTCCCACAGATGAAGCCAGAACCAAAGATTCCACAGTCTTCTGTTAAGGAATGGGCTGAACTCGGTGTTGCTGAAGACTGGGTATATGTTTTGCGTAAGGCAGGCTTCAACCTCATCTCTGATATCAGAGACGAGAAGGCACAGGGCTTGCAGCAGAAGCTCGGAGAAATCAACAAGAAGTATAAGCTCGGTTATGAGAAGCCTTCTGTTGATGAGATTCAGCAGTGGATTGATAAAGCTAAGGAAATGTAA
- a CDS encoding NAD(P)H-dependent glycerol-3-phosphate dehydrogenase, with protein sequence MFDIGKIAIIGSGSWATAIAKIVVEQTHHIGWYFRRDDKIEEFKRRGHNPSYLTSVRFNLNEVMLTSDINKIIQEYDTLVFVTPSPYLKALLKKVKTKLNTKLILTAIKGIVPDENLVCSEYFHEAYDVPYDNLAVIGGPSHAEEVAMERLTYLTVGCSDVEKARAITEVLMSSYVKTKTSPDVIGIEYASVLKNVYAISAGICSGLKYGDNFQAVLMSNAMQEMERFLNTINPIQRSIIDSVYLGDQLVTGYSKFSRNHTFGTMIGKGYSVKSAQIEMEMIAEGYFGTKCMKEINRRLHVNMPILDAVYNILYERISPQIEIKLLTDSFR encoded by the coding sequence ATGTTCGACATCGGTAAAATAGCAATCATTGGAAGCGGTAGCTGGGCAACGGCTATCGCCAAGATTGTTGTAGAGCAAACGCATCATATCGGTTGGTACTTCCGACGTGACGATAAGATAGAGGAGTTTAAACGGAGAGGACACAATCCATCTTACCTTACAAGCGTGAGGTTTAATTTGAATGAGGTGATGCTTACTTCAGATATCAATAAGATAATTCAGGAGTATGACACCTTGGTGTTTGTTACTCCTTCTCCTTATCTGAAAGCGTTACTGAAGAAGGTGAAGACAAAGCTTAATACAAAGCTAATCTTGACGGCGATAAAGGGTATTGTTCCTGATGAAAACCTTGTCTGTTCAGAGTATTTTCACGAGGCATACGATGTGCCATATGATAATCTCGCAGTCATTGGAGGTCCGTCTCATGCAGAGGAGGTGGCAATGGAACGCCTCACCTATCTTACTGTTGGCTGTTCTGACGTTGAGAAGGCACGTGCCATTACGGAGGTGTTAATGTCAAGCTATGTCAAGACGAAGACTTCTCCAGATGTCATTGGAATTGAGTATGCATCCGTTCTGAAGAATGTTTATGCCATTTCAGCAGGTATTTGTTCAGGCTTGAAGTATGGTGATAACTTCCAGGCAGTATTGATGTCGAATGCAATGCAAGAGATGGAACGATTCCTCAATACTATTAATCCAATTCAACGGTCCATTATTGACAGCGTATATCTTGGTGACCAGTTGGTGACGGGATATAGTAAATTCTCGCGAAACCATACCTTTGGTACGATGATAGGAAAGGGGTACAGCGTTAAGTCGGCACAGATAGAGATGGAGATGATAGCTGAGGGTTATTTTGGAACAAAGTGTATGAAAGAGATTAATCGTCGTCTGCACGTTAATATGCCAATTCTCGATGCTGTATATAACATCCTCTACGAGCGTATCAGTCCACAAATAGAAATAAAATTATTAACAGATTCATTTAGATAA
- a CDS encoding glucose-6-phosphate isomerase yields MESIKLDITKAAQFLNPGAVEAYAPHVAAAQEALEKATCPGNDFLGWLHLPSSITPAFLAEIQAVANTLREKCEVVVVAGIGGSYLGARAVIEALGNSFAWLVNNKKNPTILFAGNNIGEDYLAELTDYLKDKKFGVINISKSGTTTETALAFRLLKKQCEEQLGKEAAKDVIVAITDEHKGAARAAATKEGYKTFIIPDNVGGRFSVLTPVGLLPIAVAGFDVQKLVEGAQVMEKETFNDVPFANNIAARYAAVRQGLYSQAGKKIEIVANFQPKLHFFAEWWKQLYGESEGKDHKGIFPAACDFTTDLHSMGQWIQEGERSIFETVISIEEPNAKVLFPHDEENLDGLNFLAGKRVDEVNKMAELGTRLAHVDGGVPNIRVSVPKLNEYYLGQLIYFFEKACGISGLIQGVNPFNQPGVEAYKKNMFALLNKPGYEAESKAIQERLTKE; encoded by the coding sequence ATGGAAAGTATTAAGTTAGACATCACAAAAGCCGCCCAGTTTTTGAATCCGGGCGCAGTAGAGGCTTATGCCCCACACGTTGCTGCAGCTCAGGAAGCTTTGGAAAAAGCTACTTGTCCTGGTAATGACTTCCTTGGATGGTTGCATTTGCCATCAAGTATTACCCCAGCGTTCCTTGCTGAGATTCAGGCGGTTGCCAATACACTCCGTGAGAAGTGTGAGGTGGTTGTTGTAGCAGGTATCGGTGGTTCTTACCTCGGTGCTCGTGCAGTCATCGAGGCTTTGGGTAACAGCTTTGCTTGGCTTGTAAATAACAAGAAGAACCCAACGATTCTCTTTGCAGGTAACAACATCGGCGAGGATTATCTCGCTGAGTTGACAGACTACTTGAAGGATAAGAAGTTTGGTGTTATCAATATTTCTAAGTCTGGTACAACAACAGAGACAGCACTTGCATTCCGTCTTTTGAAGAAGCAGTGTGAGGAACAGTTGGGTAAGGAGGCTGCAAAGGATGTGATTGTTGCAATCACTGACGAACATAAGGGTGCTGCACGTGCTGCCGCAACGAAAGAAGGGTACAAGACATTTATCATTCCTGACAACGTTGGTGGTCGTTTTTCTGTACTTACTCCAGTAGGTTTGTTGCCAATCGCAGTCGCTGGTTTCGATGTGCAGAAGCTTGTTGAAGGTGCACAGGTAATGGAGAAAGAGACTTTTAACGATGTTCCTTTCGCAAACAACATTGCTGCTCGTTATGCTGCTGTTCGTCAGGGTCTCTACTCACAGGCAGGTAAGAAGATTGAGATTGTTGCTAACTTCCAACCAAAGCTCCACTTCTTTGCTGAGTGGTGGAAGCAGCTCTACGGAGAGAGCGAGGGTAAAGATCATAAGGGTATCTTCCCTGCAGCTTGTGACTTCACAACCGACCTTCACTCAATGGGTCAGTGGATTCAGGAAGGTGAGCGTTCTATCTTCGAGACTGTAATCTCTATTGAAGAGCCTAATGCAAAGGTACTCTTCCCACACGATGAGGAGAACCTCGATGGCTTGAACTTCCTCGCAGGTAAGCGTGTTGATGAGGTGAACAAGATGGCAGAACTTGGTACACGTCTTGCACACGTTGATGGTGGTGTTCCTAACATCCGTGTGAGCGTTCCTAAGTTGAACGAGTATTATCTTGGTCAGCTCATCTACTTCTTTGAGAAGGCTTGTGGTATTAGCGGTCTTATTCAGGGAGTGAATCCTTTCAACCAGCCAGGTGTTGAGGCTTACAAGAAGAATATGTTTGCGCTCCTCAATAAGCCAGGCTATGAGGCTGAGAGCAAAGCGATTCAGGAAAGACTGACTAAAGAATAA
- a CDS encoding HAD family hydrolase produces the protein MSSQSQQNIQSVEGTRRNPKVVLFDMDGVLYDSMPNHGVAWQRAMKEFGIHFTLEDSYATEGARGVDTIRKYAKEQLGKELTEEEAQKVYDVKAHYFHEMPEAKVFDGVIDLMQNIKASGLKIGIVTGSAQLPLIKRVTRDFGDFVSADQITTAYDVKRGKPNPDPYLMGLQKVGNYLPSEGIVVENAPLGVHAGAAAGCYTVAINSGPLDDSVLLNEGADILFPTIRELADNWECVLDNLSTGL, from the coding sequence ATGTCGTCTCAATCTCAACAAAACATACAGTCCGTAGAGGGTACACGGAGAAATCCAAAAGTTGTCCTCTTTGATATGGATGGTGTCCTTTACGATTCAATGCCCAACCATGGTGTTGCATGGCAGCGTGCAATGAAGGAGTTTGGTATTCATTTTACGCTTGAAGATTCTTACGCAACAGAAGGGGCACGTGGTGTTGATACGATTCGTAAGTATGCGAAGGAGCAACTCGGCAAGGAACTAACGGAGGAAGAGGCACAGAAGGTTTATGATGTGAAGGCACATTACTTCCACGAAATGCCTGAAGCAAAGGTGTTTGACGGTGTGATTGATCTTATGCAGAATATTAAGGCGAGCGGATTGAAGATAGGTATTGTGACAGGTAGTGCGCAACTCCCATTGATTAAGCGTGTCACTCGTGATTTCGGCGACTTTGTTTCTGCTGATCAGATAACAACGGCTTACGATGTGAAACGAGGTAAACCTAATCCCGATCCTTACCTCATGGGGTTGCAGAAGGTTGGTAATTATTTGCCTTCAGAAGGTATTGTCGTTGAAAATGCACCACTCGGTGTTCATGCTGGTGCGGCAGCAGGCTGCTATACGGTGGCTATCAATAGCGGTCCATTGGATGATTCAGTTCTTTTGAATGAAGGTGCCGACATCCTTTTCCCTACCATTCGAGAGTTGGCTGATAATTGGGAGTGTGTCTTGGATAATCTTTCAACAGGTTTATGA
- the rsgA gene encoding ribosome small subunit-dependent GTPase A: protein MRGLVIKSTGSWYTVKTEEGKTIDCKIKGNFRLKGIRSTNPVAVGDHVVITPNQEGTAFITEIEDRRNYIIRKSPNLSKQSHILAANIDQAFLIVTTNYPETSTTFIDRFLASAEAYRIPVTLVFNKHDLLDEDELRYQHAVMHLYETIGYQCIEIQASAEPEDEFSVEKMKPLLAGKVTLLSGNSGVGKSTIINALLPHVNLRTAEISDAHNTGMHTTTFSEMLELPMGGYLIDTPGIKGFGTFDIEREELTSYFREIFKFSKDCRFSNCTHTHEPGCAVRKAVEDHYIAESRYNSYLSMLEDKDENKYREAF, encoded by the coding sequence ATGCGCGGCTTAGTAATAAAGAGCACAGGCAGTTGGTACACAGTAAAAACTGAGGAAGGCAAGACGATAGACTGCAAGATTAAGGGCAATTTCCGTCTGAAGGGGATTCGCTCTACTAACCCTGTGGCTGTTGGCGACCATGTCGTCATCACGCCTAATCAGGAAGGGACAGCTTTCATTACAGAGATAGAAGACCGTAGGAATTATATTATCCGTAAGTCCCCTAACCTCTCCAAGCAGAGCCATATCCTCGCAGCTAACATTGACCAAGCATTCTTGATTGTTACAACAAACTATCCGGAAACCTCTACAACATTCATTGACCGTTTCCTTGCCAGTGCTGAGGCTTACCGTATTCCCGTGACACTCGTCTTCAATAAGCACGACTTGCTCGATGAGGATGAGCTACGTTATCAACATGCCGTAATGCACCTCTATGAAACAATCGGTTATCAGTGCATAGAGATACAAGCAAGTGCCGAACCTGAAGATGAATTCAGCGTAGAGAAAATGAAGCCGTTATTAGCAGGAAAAGTAACCCTTTTGAGTGGTAATAGTGGCGTAGGAAAATCAACGATTATCAATGCCCTCCTACCCCACGTCAACCTCCGCACAGCAGAGATTTCCGATGCACATAATACAGGAATGCACACGACAACATTCAGTGAGATGCTGGAATTGCCTATGGGTGGATATCTTATCGACACACCGGGCATTAAAGGTTTCGGAACCTTTGATATAGAACGTGAAGAGTTGACAAGCTATTTCCGTGAGATATTTAAGTTTTCAAAAGATTGTAGATTTTCAAACTGTACGCACACACATGAGCCTGGCTGTGCAGTAAGAAAGGCTGTTGAAGATCATTATATCGCTGAAAGTCGATATAATAGTTACCTATCAATGCTCGAAGACAAGGATGAGAATAAATATCGTGAGGCTTTTTAG
- the frr gene encoding ribosome recycling factor: MLDVKQTLNDASERMEMATMYLSDELQRIRAGRANVAILDGVRVDSYGSKVPLNQVATVMVPDARTIAIKPWDKKAIKDIEKAIMDSDVGITPENNGELIRLNLPQPTEERRRDLVKQCNKIGERTKVEIRNVRSDIKEKLKKAIKDGLSEDNEKDAEESLQKIHDKYIKQVESLLEEKQKEIMTV, translated from the coding sequence ATGTTAGACGTTAAGCAGACATTAAATGATGCCAGCGAGCGCATGGAAATGGCAACGATGTATCTCAGCGATGAGTTGCAGCGCATTCGTGCTGGTCGCGCAAACGTAGCCATCCTTGATGGTGTACGAGTAGATTCTTATGGTTCAAAGGTTCCTTTGAATCAAGTTGCCACTGTGATGGTGCCTGATGCCCGTACCATTGCTATCAAGCCATGGGATAAGAAAGCTATCAAAGATATTGAGAAAGCCATCATGGATTCAGATGTTGGTATTACACCAGAAAACAATGGTGAACTTATTCGTTTGAACTTGCCTCAACCAACAGAGGAGCGTCGTCGCGACTTGGTAAAGCAGTGTAACAAGATTGGCGAGCGTACAAAAGTTGAGATTCGCAATGTGCGTTCTGACATTAAGGAAAAACTGAAGAAAGCTATCAAGGATGGTCTTTCAGAAGATAATGAGAAAGATGCAGAAGAAAGCTTGCAGAAGATTCACGACAAGTATATTAAGCAGGTTGAATCACTGCTTGAAGAGAAGCAGAAAGAGATTATGACCGTTTAG
- a CDS encoding GAF domain-containing protein, which translates to MTRKEQYNQLIPQIAGLIKGETNFIGILANVSAALYEAFPERFFWTGFYLHEGGKALSLGPFQGSVACYTIPYGKGVCGKAWEEGHTLIVPDVEDFPGHIACSSLSRSEIVVPMFDSSRTFRGVLDIDSTHLDDFNEDDKEGLERVIALLIEETQNLFQ; encoded by the coding sequence ATGACAAGAAAAGAACAATATAACCAACTAATACCGCAGATTGCTGGACTTATCAAGGGTGAGACAAACTTTATAGGAATCTTAGCAAACGTGTCAGCAGCCCTGTACGAAGCCTTTCCTGAGCGTTTCTTTTGGACAGGCTTCTACCTTCATGAGGGAGGTAAGGCGTTAAGTTTAGGACCCTTCCAAGGTTCGGTAGCCTGCTACACCATTCCCTACGGCAAAGGTGTATGTGGCAAGGCATGGGAAGAAGGGCACACACTTATTGTCCCGGATGTTGAGGATTTCCCCGGACATATTGCCTGCAGTAGTCTTTCTCGAAGCGAGATCGTCGTCCCGATGTTTGATTCCTCACGCACTTTCCGTGGCGTTCTTGACATTGACAGCACCCACCTCGACGACTTTAATGAAGATGATAAAGAGGGGTTAGAACGTGTCATTGCCCTATTGATAGAAGAGACGCAAAACCTTTTCCAATAA